The genomic region aaggggagGGGTGGGGGTGTGCCGGGGGAGGACCCAAGAATGCACCTCTTGCTGCGTTGTAGAAGAGGTGAAGGAGAAATAAAGCTTCTTATTTTTCCTTGTGGATTTGGATTTTGCTCCTTGCGCCTTCTACTTTTGTTGAAAGGTATTTCTTTTATTAGAATTCTGTGTTTAGGATTTCATGTTGGTgatctgtttttgtattttttattaaaaaagaaaactgctGAGTATCATATTTACTATTTGCTGCATTCTTGTTTCATATATAGTGAGATTGCTCTTTCAAACAATAAGATTTTTGTTCTCTGTGTTCTTGTTCTATCcaccttttccttttgtttataTTGGGGTGGTGGGGATGGTGATTGTAGATTTGATCTAGTTTCATTTGTTGTTGAATCAACATTTATCTCTTCTGATGGATAGAATTTTATTAGGACTTGCTAATAGATTGGAAGTTGATTTTTAATGTTGGTATATACATACTAAACATGCTTGCCTTGTGCTCCTAGGATTAATTGTTTTTGTCATGAAGGTATCTTGTTTTAATGGTCAAGGATTCATATCAATTTTGGATAATGTCTCTAACCAATCATGGAAAGGGGGTAAGTTTGAAAATATTCTGCGCATTGTGATGCATCTCACTAAAACGGATATCCTAGGTAACTAATTTATGTTGTTGCATATTCTAAGTTCACATCTTCATGTACCTATGTATATTATTGAGTGACCAAGGAGTCCATGTCTCTTTCATTGCATCTTAGGTCTGGATAAGAGTTCACTAGCCATACATTTCTTGTGTACTTAGTCTTTTTTTCTAACTCTTATCATTGATTGTAGTTCCTGTTGGTAGAAAGGGAAAAGCTTGTGATTTGTTGTATTCTTTACAATTTGATTTGACCTACTATACTCTAGGAAACACAGACACAGGTACGGGTATGGGTATGGTACAACATGAGaaatttctgaaaaattataacataaaacaGCCAATACGACACTAGTACGACACGGATACGATACCCTAATTGAAGTGTCCATGCTTCCTAGACTATACTATACTGTGTTTGCATGTATCTTCTGTCTGTGCATATTCAAATATGCCCTCTGTGTTTGTCTTTGCACATGGGCACATTCATCTTTATGCTGTGCTATTATGTTTGCTCTTGGAAACTGTGAACGTGTCATGGTTGAAAACTTATGTTACTGACGCTGCAGGGAACTTTTAAGAAAATGGAGCACAACGAGACAGGATGCCAGGCACCTCCTGAAGCACCTAAGCTTTGTGCCAACAACTGTGGCTTCTTTGGAAGTGCAGCAACCATGAACTTGTGTTCCAAGTGCCACAAGGACTTAGTTTTGAAGCAGGAACAAGCTAAACTTGCAGCATCTTCTGTTGAGAGTATTGTGAGTGGCAACTCTAGCTCCAACACAAAGGAGcctgctgttgctgctgctgctgctgttgctgCTGTAGAGCTGCCGGCTGGTTCACTGGAGTCCATGGTCATATCAACTGAAGCATCCTCTACTTCGACATTGAATGTGAAGggtgaggaaaaggtgaaggaaGGTCCAAATAGGTGCAACACTTGCAGGAAACGTGTTGGTCTGacagggttcaactgtaggtgtGGAAATCTTTTCTGTGCCGTTCATCGGTACTCAGATAAGCACGAATGCCCCTATGATTATCGGGCTGCTGGTCAGGATGCTATAGCAAAAGCCAACCCTGTTGTCAAAGCCGAAAAGCTAGATACCAAAATCTAGGGGTGTGTCTCTGGAACAATCTATGAGGCATCTATTAAGTTAAATCTTGTCTGTTGGGTGTCCTGTGTTATAAATGGCTGGAAGCATGTGAGGACATCTTTCCTAAGAAATTACGCCTTATGATCCGACTTGTGTGATGATGTGTACTGCTTGGCTCTGCTATATGATGCTTGTTTGTGCTGGTTTATTGGAATGTGGTTAGTTTCTATTTTTGTCCATTTGTTTCAAATTCTCTTACTCTGGATGTGATTTATATACATTGTTCTCGCAGAAGTGAAACCACATGTTTATGATTTTTCCCCCTAAATAAAGGAAGGCGAGAAGGAGCAGTCGGGCTACCCTATTTGGGCGCGATCATAGTTGCTCCTCTTACTGTTGGGGAACTAATGCCCAAGAGGGACCTTGACAAGGACTGGGAGCCGCAAGTGCTCCCTTGAGTAAGTTGAGCCAGTGCCTGATCTCAGCTCCACCTAGAGCACTAATTTCGTGTGGTGGGAGAGGATAGCTTACCCCTTCGTTTTTACTGCCAGTGTAAATCCATGGGGCTTGATGGTTACACCACATGGTTTCTCAACCTCTAGACTTCCCATAAAGTGCTCTCAACTATGCTTCTTATTTCTAAtggagggaatttttttttaggtaccTTATACATGGTGTGCGTTGACACACAAACATATGTACCAAATTAGTGGTATGTATAGTTATTTAGCCAGAAGAAGACATTCCaacctttttttccccttcatttCACATGGGCTGAGCAGATTGGAGCTGAGCTTTTGATTTGGAAATGAATTAAAAAGCAAGTGgataatgtgattttgattttataaaggCATTTGATTAGGCAAATAATAATCAAAGtcttagtttcaaaatttttgggttggttaTGGATATTAAGCAAATGAAGTAGGATTggtcatatatatatgaagattTGAAGACATTAGATTAGCATAAATCACATTCTGCTTCCTATCTTTTTAGGTGTGATTTGTGTGACCGAGTAAAAATTGGCATGGGGTGTGTTATTGGGATAAAAGTTTTGGAGAAAATTTGAGCCTTGCAAGCACATTCCGGGAGCTAGCTTTGTTGTGCTGGTCAAACACTAGAAAAACAAAAGTGAGTCACCAAATGACTATACAAGGAAAGCTAGCTTTGTTCAAATCATCCTTCCCTTCTTCTCCGACAAAACTCATTCATTAGAGtttagaaaaagggaaaaagctCCTCCGACCAAACTcacttgtatattttttttccataaaaaggaaaagataatggaagaaaaagaagtgagTTAGTAGTATAAGGAAAAGCTCAAGGCAAAGAAAATATTCTTGTGACAACTATATTCCTTGGGCTAATTTCAAAAAGAAGAGTGATTAGTGCTAGGAAAGCTCATGGCAGGAGAGAGGTCTCCATAGGCTGCATGTGCTTAAGCAATGCCTAGGTGCTAGAATCATTAAACATATTATGagttaaaactaaaaacaatgcAAAAATGGGGTAggaggagggaaaaaaaagggttttttttttctctaatttccTTGAAGAATAACCTTGAAAACAATCCACagacaattgattgattttaggatCCCTACCCTAGggaagaaaagggaaaaattcatttgtaggaaaaaaaagggttttttgttttatttttctctaatttCCTTGAAGAATAACCTTGAAAACAATCCACGgacaattgattgattttaggatCCCTACCCCAGggaagaaaagggaaaaaaatcattgttttaCTAAAGTTGGTTGAGAGAGATGGCTTCATTTGAATGGGTTTATTCTCACCTCAAAAGAGAATATATGCCTTTTTAAAGTACAATTGTACTTTTTacataataaacaaaaataaataaaacaagctGAAAAGAATAAGCTTATCtgaatagagaagaaaaatcaatatTACTTATTAGGAAGGACAACATTTGGCACAATGTATATTGCTTGCTACTTGATCTCTTTTATCTAGCAttattagtttataaaaatgaaaagaacatGATTTTACCtatgtaaaatatattaaatcatTGGAATATTGATCTGAAACATTTAAAGCAAAGATTTGAAAAACCATGAAAATAACATATATTAAAcatacttaaaaataataatcatataatatatataaaaaatctctCAAAATTCTAGTATTTAATATCCTCTAAATTTGAGATGGATTTTAAAATCGATTAATCAACTCTTACAGCTTAAATTTTACaccatcaattattattataactattaTGTAATCCATGCTTACGCATGAAAATGAAGAATTGTAGTGGTACTATTGTGGCAGATTGTAAGGGAATGAGACCAGTGTGGCAGATTGTAAGGAGGGGCTGACAAATCCCTATGGTCAGAATTCAACATTGTTTCCCTGAAGCCAATAGATGTGCTAATGCTCTTGCCCAACGGGGACTCTTTTGACACAagaatttgttgtttttatagAACCTCCTCCAgatattcctttttttcttagTCTAGATGTTGCTGGTACCCTGTATGATCGTAGCATTAGCTTGAATTCTATTTCTTATGTACCTTTCCATTTAGATTTTGAATGATATCCCTCTTTTACCCacaagtgtgtgtgtatatatatattcaaaatgaatttttttaataaattaattgtaagattttaattttaatatatgttgATAGAAGGAACGCGTTAAAATATCATAAAGCTAATGCAATGGAAATTTGGACATTTATAAACTGTTTAATCacttttttccaataatttattataattcacATAACATACATAAATTTCATTCCGAATTTGCATATTCATCACAACTAGATCTTAAAAtaccaaaacaaatcaaacataaatataaataaggataatagtataaattaatatatatggtTGGTTGGAAAAACTATCAACTCGACATTATACCATGCCTATTTACACACAATTTCTATCAAATAAGCAAAATAATAAATCCAATTTCCCAAAACGTGTGTTTCTTTCacctttttccaaaaaaaaaaaaaatttaaagtgagatactttaaaaaaaaatgataacattttcataataatttcacaataaaactTATGTGGAAAACTATTAATGGCTCTACGTCAAAATCAATTACAAATTACTATTGAAACTTTGTTGCTAGAATTTTGTAGATATAGAAACtgctaaaaataaaggtattgctAATGAGAgccttaagtttttttttttttttttattatttttaatacaagatagaatttctactctagcctaatctaaatgtaaatgtgtgtgaagctccctcttggagacttgaatcccggcccttgccccccacactacATAAACATTTAAGTGCACAATTCTTTTTTCACAAATTAAGAATTAATCAATGCTCAATTATGAGTTGTAAGTGCACTTAAGGCACTTGTAGTAAATTGACTAAATTCTATTGTGATTGTCaccatttgaaaatttgaatagaatttgttaggttctaagacctttaggtttaaatgtattagaacattaatttgtaatgttggcaaaccatgatcaaaacgttttagtcttATTTAGActactcaaagtatgtgtcttttatgtaaagttggaatcgagttgctgcagaatttactgtgcaattctgcttggctcgatcgatcgagaattggACTTGActgatcgaaagtcgtgcaaattgtttttctgttccaactcagcccaagcccgttttgCGTAtagggttttatattttgccctaggtataaaagggaaaaccctagccacgtttttagaaGTTGTTGAtactgtgtgtgtgaatcttctgtgagatctagaggtgtttgtcttcacacatacttagggttattaAGGATCAAgactatgtcaagaacttgatgatcgttTCAGTTGTAGATTTCagagtttaaagatatacaagcgggagtgcttgtgcttgctgggaatctaagaaagaagtagtctatggactcggagctgtcacgaggtcgtggtagtaagtttcctactcgagatagcaataggatgttagtggtctaagtcgttattgtgtaaacttcaattctttcatagtggattctattttaccttgaggatagctaggttaaatcattcccaggttttttaccggtttgattttcctgggtcatcatatcattgtattatttattttttcgctgctttgcatgatataatttatatgtgttaacctagatctgtataatttacctaagtaatTACTttgctaaataactaggttaatctggttgttttaaggggtctaaaaatgtacagaattatatctttttttttttctttccctttcaaATGCTCCTCcttttattgaaaaatgcaTTAATTGACATTCAAGTGTCTTAAATAAATGGTTCCTCTTCTTAAGAGCATCAGCATTGAATGGGCTAAACTTCTTCTCAATGCCAAATTCTACAGTAATATACAACTGAGGCCCAAAAGTGAGCTCCATTGAACGTTGGGTTTTggaataattggaaaaaaaaataccatagagctacagtgcaattctaaacatagaattgcactgtagctcaatggtatttttttatattaatagtttattgcaaatatctgtcatttctctctctccagtCTCTTATCTCTGTGTCTTCGTTCACTACACTTGATCCGTCTCTCCATCGCTGGGTCTTTCATCACACCAAGCACTTCTTtttcatcctctctctctcgccATGCCAATTCATCTCCCCCATTTCTGCAGCTCTTTCACATCAagcctctctcttttctcattaccctctctcactctcttgaCTCGCTGTTCGCCGAAGCAAGGTCCGACGAAGGCGTGGCGGTGATGGCGTGGGTTTTAAATCGGCGGCGTGGATTTCAAATTGGTGATACGCATTTTCGACGGCCTGGGTTTCAAATCGGTGGCGTGGGTTTCTGATCGGGGGCCTGGGTTTCTGATCGGGGGCCTGGGTTTCTGATCGGTGGTCTGGGTTTCTGATCGGTGGTCTGGGTTTGCTGATCGGTGGCCTGGGTTTGCTAATTGGTGGCTTGGGGTTGCTGATCGGTGGCTTCTGGAGATCGGCGAGTCGGCGTGGTGGGTTTGAAGTGATTTCCTCGTGGGTTTGAAGTGGTTTTTTCTCTTGGTGTGTTTCTGCAGAGAGTTGAAGtgatttgctaatttttttgtttctctgaGAGAGTTGAAGtggcaatttttttgtttctttgaagtGGTTTGAAGTGTTTCTCTGAGAGAGTTGAAGTCgcaatttttttctcttggaaCAGAGTTTCTCCGAGAGCAAATTTTGTTGGGTATATATTTTAATgcgtaaatatattattttaataagtagaaTAGTAAAATAGAAGTTTGAATGTTGGGTGTAATAGAGAATGGTATTGTATAaatgataaagtagctttttagatggtaaaataggatagaattagaaaaaatggatgtggatgctctaataaaAGAGCAACATAAAACACTGTATCCTTAGATTCCTTATCATAATCATCCAATTTTGACCAAAATGCTATACATCCTCAAGAAATCAAACTTAACGTAAAAATTGGCCCCCTCCTTTTGAACTTCCTTGTTGCTCACTTATGCTAGCAATCTTATTGATATGCCCAACAGATGCATAGCTAAACGTGAAggtatttgaaaatatatattacatttatatatttttgtttcaaaagttTTGTTGCAATGGTTCTTGATGAATTAGGTGTAGCCATATCTATTGCAACAAAAGTTTTACAGAAATAAGTtatcacaattatttatttagttgcAATGAATTAGGTGTGGCCATACCTATTGCAACAAAAACTGTGTTGCAATAAGTTATCGCAAAGATTTATTTTGTTGCAATgactttattttaaaagttattgCAAAACCTTTATTGCAATGAATTTATTGCACCAAAAGCTTATcgcaataaaatattttgttgtaatAACCTATTGATTTAGACTTTATTGCAACAGTCTGCAACGAAATTGTTTGTTGCAATAAGAGTAAATGATTTATGTTAGTCCCTCAAATATGGTCTATTGGAAAATTTGTTGACATTTTACTTACTTGCACTCCCAAACACTCACATTAtgtcaattaattattttctatcaataaattgttacattttaaaattggagaccttacaaaacaaaaagtcaaaaaccatagttaagaaaaaaaaatacaatttatttttcacaagAAATCATTTTAACCATCTTCCTCCATTATCCTCATTTTCCCTAACTAATGGTAACTATCCTAAAGTTGTCCCTCACCTTACTCATATTCCTCCATTCATTGAACCCATGCAAGAGCTCTAATGATAAAACTATAAAGTTGAATGCTGATTTTCCTTCATTCAAAAATTCATTGAAGCTAGCCATGATGAAAATTGTTCAAAAAGAAACCTCTACCATAtccaatttaaaaaatcttgtcaaaaattttcaaaactccaACATTCTTTCTGATTGTACTAAGCTATTGGAATCAGAATCAACTCAGGAAGTTATGGATTGGTCTTTGACCAAATTTGATGATCTACTTGGtaagtataaatatatattagttactttttttatatatatatttcaatgtTTATGTTGTTAAATTATAAGCCTTAAACATACCTAAATTGTTTCTTTTTGGTAACAAGTGTGttctaataatataaaattaaggttttatggCTAGTAGCCTTAATAAGTTCCAATATGtgccaacaaatttttttgatgcACTAAAAATTCAAATGATAAACCAATGTCAATTTGTGAAATGTCCTTGGTTGCAATATTATCAGTTAGTGAATAACAACAATTTAGCTTGATGAAGTAAAATTCAATGACAATTTCTTGCTACACAATATTGGATTACTTTGGAAAAACGTTCTTCCCTAAAATTCATGACTTGTGAGTTTGAAGGAAGGTGCATATTCTgtctcttaaaattttcatataggCTATAGGCAAAATTTGCctaattttcattctttttcacTGTGAGTATTGCGTCAATCTTGTTAAATTGTATTTAATACGTTGAACTCAACATCTTTCATAGGAgagcaaataaaatattataatcgCCTTGATGTTACAATCTTACTTATGTGAAGTAGATGATACCCCAAAAGTTAATATATAGCATAAAAAGAAAGTTAATAATTAAACTACTTAATCTCTAAAATTAGCCTTGTGAGTTGTTTAAGAATTATGTAGGctttaggagtatttttgagATATTATTGGACCTAATAGTGTGACACATAGcaaattaattagaattttaccAATCTAAACAAGATTAAAATCATTTGTGGGGTTTCTTTCATTTTGACAAGCTAAAAATTAAGTTGTGTTGACTTGGATTGACATGAGTCATTGACATTTGGGCCCATTTGGTAAAAGATTTTTAGTAGCACTATTTAAGTGTTGTGGATATACGtgtactgttgtttaaacagtgaaaactgttgtttaaacaacagtaccAAACAGGCCCACTTTTGTGTTTTATGtttcataatagttacaaaaTTTGGCATCGGTAATCTGAAGTTTGATCTCTAGAATTGGTTGAGCAATGCCATAACGAGTCTTGCCACATGCAATGAGGAACTCAGTGCCACTAACTTCAGTACCATTGTGAAAGAAAAAATGGCAGTGAACCTTGAGAAAGTGACCAAATTAGTTAATGTTCAATTGGCTTCCATTTAGAAAATACCAACAATGGATCATGGTTTTCAATCATGATTTGATTCACATGATTGAAAACTCATACAGGAAAATGAGATTTCAGATAACATTATGGTGGCTTCAGATAGATCATGTGACTTAACAAGTATTACAGTTGCAATTCATTCAACACCAAGTAAAAGCTCCAAACGATTTGTAATTTACATCAAAGAAGGCACCTACAAAGAATATGTGACAATTCCAATGGAAAAATGGAATATCATGTTGGTAGATGATGGCATTGGTTGGACAATATTCTTAGGTAATAGTAGTCACGCCAAAGGTTGGAGTACATCTCAATCACCAACAATTGGTAATTAACAACTACCAATgcctaaaattttctttttaatacaaTTGAGTTATAAACAGCttaagggtgagtttggttgggctttttgaaaaagtgcataatgaaaaagttgagttttgaaaaagtgcataatgaaaaagtgatttttcaaaaagctgagtgtttggtaaaagctgttaaaaagtgctttttgaaaaagctgagtgtttggctaaaactataaaagttgcagtttgagggataaattaccaaaaatgacaatgtatatataagggagcttatttcatacttaaatcaactacttcatatacttagtaaataataataataataataataataataataaatttatattattggtattattttaataatgtttgggcaattattcttttttagtgtcataattatttgttattaccattaatgacttcttattaatattaattaaatctaaataattgtcatcatcatgaagcacaaaatgaaaatgtaaaaagatgataaaatatacaccaataatccaaatttaattgtgctatataaaaatgtaaaaagatataaaatacataccaataacccaaatataaattgtactacatgatattataaaaaaaaaatacaactactAATTATTACCCCCCCCCAAATGGAATTTGCAATGGAATCACGAAGAACCATCATCGCAGGATCTGTTAAAGATCCTGAGTTCTGCTCATAACTGCTACCTGCTTCACTATTACGTTCTCTTCTAGAAATTGAATCTTGATTGACATTTATGAACTCCCTATCATCCCTATCATTTAGTCTAACAAAATTATGAAGAGCCATAGCAGCAGACACAATAAGTATTTGGATATGGAATGGAAAAGATCGCATGTATCTAATAATTCTCCATTTATTCTTCCACACACCAAAAGTGCGCTCAATCACACATCGAAGAGATGAGTGAGcatgattaaatttttcatgTCTAGTTCTAGGGCTTCCACCTCTCCTTCGAAAGTCCTGAAGATGGTATGATATCCCTTTGTATGGTGTCAAATATCCTTTCATCATTGGGTATCCAAAATCAACTACATAATATTTCCCtagacaaaaaaattcaattgtattaacacacacacaatatgtcattataatgaataattgattaaccaattacaaacCTGGTGGTGGGTGCGGAAAGTTGTTACTTTGTTTACGAATagtatcaagaaaaatgtggGTGTCGTGTGCTGCACCTTCCCATCCAGGCAAAACAAATGTGAATAACATATCAAAGTCACATGCAGCCATCACATTTTGGGTTGGATATCCCTTTCTTCCAAAGTATGGAATGGACTTCTCAGTAGGTACAATCGCTATCACATGTGTGCCATCAATCGCACCGATGCAAtcctaataaaaacattaatagttTTCAGTTCCACATGCATTGTATTATCTTATAGACAATAACACTTATTCAAATATACAATAGTACACATACTTTGAAATGTGGCCAATAAACTAGATGGTCTTGTATTTTGGTTGGAACTTCACTAAAAGTTGGATTCGAAGGCTTTACATATGCAGCTGCTAAGCGAGCACCCAACAGAGTGATCATCTTCTCAAAATGTCTACTTATGGTTTCACCCGAATGCTGAAATAATTCTTGAACCATTCGGTTACATGTTCCATGACCAAGTATCACTAAACACATTGCCACTAACTCTTCTAACCTTATATTCCTTGAATGTTGAAATCCAAAGTCATGTTGTAAAACTTGACACAAATTATGAAACACCTCCTTTCTCATTCTAAACATATTGTAATACAAATTCTCATTACCTTCCAAACAGCGTCTCAGCCAATCCCACCCTGTTTGTTCAGAATCATAACAAGGAGTCTTATTAATGTACTTATTGAAATACGTCACAACTGCTTCACAAGTAACTGTCACAAGCTAGTAAAACTCCTCGTCAGAATCGTCATtactatcatcatcatcagaatcACCGTCACTGTCATCATCACTGTCACTACtttcaccatcatcatcatcatcattgtcatcaccatcattattattgtccgcaccatcattattattgtcAGCATTGTTATAATCACCACCATCATGATCATCACAATAATTTCTGTAATCCCCATCCATTAATAGTTCCATAAAAAAGCTACTCTCATGAGTACCATTATAATCATCCATATTGGTGTAAGCTACACAACAAAGTAACAAATACTTAATCAAGACAATTCACAACATACCAAGACAATTCAGAACATCAAGTACATAACACtgtaatgaaaatttcaaatgtgTTTACATTACACATATATTAGTCCAAAGCTAATACTAAATATCACATAACTTAGTTTAAAGTTAATACAACATAGCAAATACAACATAGTTAATACAACATAGCTAACTTAGTTTAAAGTCAATACAACATAGTTAATACCACATAAGGTTAGTCACTTCTTTTGGTTATAAATCATTGCTTGTAGCCACTCCAGCTGTGACTCTGGGTCCTTGAAAGTTAGGAACATCTCCCTACGTGACGTTTTTAGTAAGATAATGGAAGCTTGAACCACAAATGTAATTTCCACTCCAGGAAGTGCTCTCACAATCGCCATTACATTATCAATTGAACTTGGTGACTCTCGAGAAGTACCTTCAGACCTATTCTGACATACAGTTATTAATTGACTAATACGATTGTCCAACATTGCAGCTCgtcctatcttcttctttttcttctgtgaGGGTATTGATTCACTAGCTCGCTTTTGTCCTGAACTACGTGATTGACTAGTATGTCCTTGCTGCAAACTATCAATGTCTAAACTCATGTCACATTGGTTATCCTTAAATTCGGAGCTACCATCTGAATCACCAGCACCCTCTTTTGGCATTGTTGGAGGTAATGTACCTGAAGAAGGGGTCCATGCAGCTACCCCAGTTGCTGCAACATCCCTAAACATTATCTCAAGTTGTTTTAGATTCTGTGGACCTTTCTCTcgaaattttttagctttgggTAATTCCTACAAaatgtaattgtaatttcactcatataagaataatataaaaaaaaaaaaaatatctccaACTAactacatattaataaaatactcaaCTCACCTTCAACTTTAGGTCCCACCAATAATCAGGAGCCTCAATCGTTCCCTTCACTGCATCCCAACCTAAACCTGTGTCAAGATTCCTCAATTGTTTCCACACTTTCCAATCACCTTTTAATACATCCCATCTACTTTTTAATTGGTCCTTATCATAGTTTTGACCGGCCTCATCACAAAATTTGGTCACAAAATTGAACCAACCTTTGGTACTAAAGCCAGCACCTTTTGTTCTATTCCCAGCTTGAATTTGTTTCACACAAAGGTTACAAAAAGTAGTTGTCCACGTTGGATTAATATCCCAATCTGCTCTAGCCTTTTTTACGTCGGGGTTGGAAGTGGTCTTTTTACCCATCTATAAAGTTAACCAACCataagaaatgcaaaaaatagaagattgcaaaaaatgcaaaaaacgcacaatcaataacataaaaaataagtttacacttaaatgagtgaaaataattaaatatgtgtcAATTTGCTCAAGTCActagttcatattttttattatgcagTGCATTCCTAGAGAAGGAGAGTGAATTATCTTCATTTAATCTTCCAAGTCATCAAACTTgattcttctccaaaaaaaaaaaacaaaaaaagtcatCAAACTTGATATTTATGTCAATTTGTTGACTAATTTTTATGTGTTAATGAGGGAAGTACATTTATGTCCATCTATTTATTACCTATAAGTTGTGCACTAATTATGTATataaaaggaatatatatatatgcacacacacatattgttataaaatttatttatgaaacaatttattggAATGCCCCAGCA from Castanea sativa cultivar Marrone di Chiusa Pesio chromosome 11, ASM4071231v1 harbors:
- the LOC142615002 gene encoding zinc finger A20 and AN1 domain-containing stress-associated protein 8-like — translated: MEHNETGCQAPPEAPKLCANNCGFFGSAATMNLCSKCHKDLVLKQEQAKLAASSVESIVSGNSSSNTKEPAVAAAAAVAAVELPAGSLESMVISTEASSTSTLNVKGEEKVKEGPNRCNTCRKRVGLTGFNCRCGNLFCAVHRYSDKHECPYDYRAAGQDAIAKANPVVKAEKLDTKI
- the LOC142614774 gene encoding uncharacterized protein LOC142614774, which codes for MGKKTTSNPDVKKARADWDINPTWTTTFCNLCVKQIQAGNRTKGAGFSTKGWFNFVTKFCDEAGQNYDKDQLKSRWDVLKGDWKVWKQLRNLDTGLGWDAVKGTIEAPDYWWDLKLKELPKAKKFREKGPQNLKQLEIMFRDVAATGVAAWTPSSGTLPPTMPKEGAGDSDGSSEFKDNQCDMSLDIDSLQQGHTSQSRSSGQKRASESIPSQKKKKKIGRAAMLDNRISQLITVCQNRSEGTSRESPSSIDNVMAIVRALPGVEITFVVQASIILLKTSRREMFLTFKDPESQLEWLQAMIYNQKK